One Mesotoga sp. BH458_6_3_2_1 genomic window, TCGACACTTTTGAGAACCTCTTGTCGATGTAGTCTTTCATGGAGTCTGTTACAGTTACGTCTTTAGAGTAAATGTTGTAATCCATGATAACCCTCCTCTCGCGTGATGTGACTCAAGTTGCGTTATTACATGTTATCACAATATCAAAGACCGTTACAGTGAACCGGGAACATGGTCCTTCGTGGGAACCTCTCTCTTGCTTTTGATTTGTAAAAGCTCTACTGAGCTGAGATTATCCCATCCGTTTTTTAGAAGGGAAGCGAGTTGAACCGGAAGTAACTTGAACCTGTCAAGTTCATCAATTATTACCCACTTCGCATCGACTAGAGTTGGGATTCCCTGATTATCTGGATCTGACCCCAGCTTCAGCTTTCCTGAGACATAATCGCAGGAGAATATCACCTCCATAAGATTTTCACTTTTGAATTCCAAAAGCGCAATGACAGAGCGTGGGGAAACCACTACTTCAGTCTCCTCCCTTATCTCTCTCTTGATTGCATTGAAAAGATCTTCGCCTGATTCAACGAAGCCGCCAGGGAAACACCAGAAGGGAGGTCTGCCGTGATGCTCATGACGAACAAGAAGAACGGATTCGTCTTTAACGATAAGTGCTCTTACTTTAATACGATGTGTATTCTTCATATGCACACCTCGACCATACCTCAACTCAAGTATATCACCTCTTCGTTCGTTGATTGATATAATCTGAGATGAGATAGGAGGTCATGGAATGCGCTACTCAAGAGTTAGAACAGTTACAACTGTTGGTTTGAAGGTTTTGGACGTTCTTGTTGAGCTGGATATTGACAGCAGGGCAATCATCCAGGAAATGGACATTGTAGGTCTAGGAGACACCGTTATCAAGGAGAGCAAGAAGCGGGTGAAGAGTGCCGTCAAGAATTCTGGGATTGAGCTTCCAAATGGAAGGATAACTGTTAACCTCGCTCCTAGCGATGTGAAAAAGGAGGGTTCTTATCTTGATCTCCCTATAGCTGTTGGACTTCTCAAAGCCACTTCGAAAATCAATGCCGATCTATCAGACTTTGTCTTCTTTGGAGAGCTAGGTCTCGATGGAAGTTTGAGGCGAGTAAGGGGAGTATTGCCGATTTTGCTTTCACTTTCAAGAAGGGCAAAGGATATGAAGATAGTACTA contains:
- a CDS encoding NUDIX domain-containing protein; amino-acid sequence: MKNTHRIKVRALIVKDESVLLVRHEHHGRPPFWCFPGGFVESGEDLFNAIKREIREETEVVVSPRSVIALLEFKSENLMEVIFSCDYVSGKLKLGSDPDNQGIPTLVDAKWVIIDELDRFKLLPVQLASLLKNGWDNLSSVELLQIKSKREVPTKDHVPGSL